The genomic interval TTGCATCTTCCAAAGAAAATATTCCTCTTGCATGGTGAAAATTAGTAAGTtgcaaattgatttttgttcttTCTGCAACGTCATTAACCAATCTTCTCATGCACATGTACAACCCCTCTTTCACCTTAGCATCATCATTTCTAAAGTTTGGTTGATAGtgtaattggggatttaggtaATAGGAAGCTGCATGCAAAGGCCTATGAAGTTGATTATTCCACCTCTGATTAATGATTTTCCAAACATGTTCATAACTATGTAccaattatgttatgttagaaCTTAGAAATAATTACACaataaataagtatttaaatttaaaatggaaGAAACCTAGAAATGTTACCTTTTCTTGATATTATTaaagttgtttttaatcttCTCTTTGGCGCAATCCATCTCCTCATATATAAATCCCATTGTGGGTTTTACATCCGAATCTACCAATCGAAGGACCACAATAAGAGGGGCAGCAACTTTTAAGCATATACTTACATTCTTCCAAAATCGACTATCTAATACCACATTTTGAACTTTTCTCCCTTCTTGAGAAGTTCCAAACTTGTTTGTTTTCCATTCTTCAAAGTTAAACATGGTCATCAATGATGTTTTCATTTCATACAAACAAGCTAGAGTGAAGTATGTTGTGGCAAATCTAGTCATTCTAGGCCTTATCAAGTCTCTTCCATTCGTAAACTTTTTCAAAATGGTAATTAACATTGATCTACCATAAATATAGGTAGTGATCCTTCTTCCCTTCTTGATAGTAGTTTGATGGACCTTTAATTGCTTCTCAAAATCTTCAAAGATTAAATCAATACAATGGGCAGCACATGGAGTCCAATAAAAGTGCTCCCTTTTTTGCATCAAAAGCTCTCCACCTGCCTTGAAATTTGCAGCATTATTAGTAACTACCTGCAATACACTTTCCTCACCAACAAATTCTACCGCATCATCCAACATTTTCAATACTTTATTTGCAGTTTTTGAGATGTCAGAGGTATCTAATGAATATAGAAACACAGTTCCTTTACGACTGTTCactaaaaaattacaaattgacCGTCTTTTTTTGTCTGTCCATCCATTAGACATAATGGTACAACCTGTTCTCTTCCATTCATCCTTATACTCTTCAAGTTCTATATCAGTTTTGTCCACGACTTGTTTCAGAAGCTTCTCTCTAATATCATGATATGTTGGAGGTTTATAGCCAACACCATATCTACCAATCATGTCACACTTTTTTGCAAAAGCTGGATTTCTAATAACATTGAATGGGATGGCACTTGTTTAGAAAAATTCAGCAATTTGAGCATAAACCTTTTCTTTATCACCTCTCATGTACATTTGATTCAGAGTAGCTTGAACACCATCAGAAGATGAAGATTTACTTTTAAACATCTTGCTAGAGACATTTTCACTATCTTCCTCACCATCAGTTTGTCCAAGACTATtaaactttcttttcttcaatgAGGCATCTTTAGCTTCTGAGACAACTTTCAACATTAAAACTTTGATTTCTTCTGGTACTGATACACAAGGTTCAGAGTCATATCTTGTTCCGACAAGATGATGTTTTAATCTGAAAATTCCtccattaaatattttgttgcagtaattacatttcacttttttttccgCTCCCCGAAGCATTAGTTCCATGCTTCCATGCAATATCTGTTCTATTACCTACAACATTCTTACTTCTAGGTGGCAGTAATGCTGAATTTGAACTAGTTCCAGACATCTTATGATCTTACTATgcccaaaattaaaaaaaaaaatcaattaccCAATCTGCcctaaaattaaacaaaaatccTATCTGTCccaaccctaattttaaaaaccctaattttaaaaaccctaattgaaaaaccctaattttaaaacccTAATTTCCCAACCTGTTCTCACAATAGCAGCAAGAGACAGAGACTACTTACCTATCACAGTGCGACGATGGCGGCAGTAGGAGCAGCGACGCGGTGCTATGCGGTGCGACACGGTGCTGTGCGGCGATGACGAGCGGCGCAAGAAGAAGCTGCAGCGATGACGACAATGACGGAGATGAGATCGTGAAGAAGATGAGCTCGTGAGGAGAATGTGAACCAGGTAAGTAAAACCCTAAAAAATCTAACCAAAATGCTCCGTTTTGGGCCATTTTTCGCAACTCGATGACTCGGCCTTAAACTCGCGAGTTTGACCGAGTCAACTGCGGGTTTACTCAAAAACGAGTTTGCTCCCGGGTTGACTTGCCACCCTTAACTTGACTCTTAAACTCGTAAGGGTTTACGAGTTAACCCTAAAGTTTGATAACCTTGATTTTCACTATCTAAATTATCCATATCATTCTCCTTCGTCCTTATCTCAATCTTTTTTATGTTGTCTTTGAGAGCTATGTTAttcttcttttctattttttaatcctCTTTAAATTATAGCTAAGTCAAaattctagattttttttttctgtttcagcaCTTGTTCATATTCAGTTTTGTCACttgttcttgagtgttcttcttgTTTTCTTCACTTTCCACTGTTTAAAATCAATTTCTACCATTTATAATTCTCTTTTCCACTTATTAAACATCAAGTTTCCACCATTTATTTTCGTTCACACCTTCATCCCACACTTTGTTGCATGTTCTGCTGCCAAACCTCATTGTTCTTCACTATTTTTagttgttcttgttgttttcttcGTTTTAATCagttaattttatgttttctttgaTGTTTCATTGTTTAATATCTCTTATAAACCATTTAAACGGTTTACATTGCCTTTTGTTCGGTTAATTTTGCTTCAAAGTTTCATCTACATGCAAACATGTCTAGCATTGTTTCAGTTCTTCATTGTTTTCAGTTTTTCTTGCTATTTTATGTGTTtaattgatgtgattccactagcacaattagaatgattcttgacattcttaggaatcatcttgagttggttatgagataggcactttatcatagaattggatcaaggttctatgaacaagaactcaccaaaactagtgccaaaacacaaactcatatggaagttccaattattgtcaaattgcaccaatctgatcttgaggccttggaatcctcaaatgaaagatgtcaaagcaagcacaccaatctcaaagtcaaccacaacaaaaccaatgaagcaataaagacaaacaagaaaaagtataagcaaagaaaggctagaacaaaaggaatactagatgtttgacaaacttcaaagattaatgaacaaaagacaagcaagaaagttaaagaactcaatgagaaagtaggtacacaaaagaatacttaaagaaaagcactagagtagatgaagaaaacaaaaattagctactggaaattttttttttttatgcaaactgtgtttgatgttcactgatttaactggaatgatatagagcgaactggattatgaaattttaaccacacaaacttcaagattttagctcaaaaatggcactggaatcacgcaaaaacagtaagccaattaattgagataaatttttcaaaatcgctgccagattaccgtattttttttggcagaattgtacactttttgtattttatttatcattttttgtgtactttgaatttttgagtaattcttttttctactcttttctaacactttgaagatcacaaatccagaatttcagaattttccagtaagtaaatcaattgcaataaggaaaaacagtaagcacgttttcagaaaacagaggaatcctaataggaatgaaaaacagaattatgaactagcaaagacataatggaaaattaTGTATAGGAACTtttataggtctagaatacaagcatgaactcaatctaaaatgcacaaaggatcaatatcaaactcagaaaaattatatgacactaaag from Phaseolus vulgaris cultivar G19833 chromosome 1, P. vulgaris v2.0, whole genome shotgun sequence carries:
- the LOC137815664 gene encoding uncharacterized protein, producing MIGRYGVGYKPPTYHDIREKLLKQVVDKTDIELEEYKDEWKRTGCTIMSNGWTDKKRRSICNFLVNSRKGTVFLYSLDTSDISKTANKVLKMLDDAVEFVGEESVLQVVTNNAANFKAGGELLMQKREHFYWTPCAAHCIDLIFEDFEKQLKVHQTTIKKGRRITTYIYGRSMLITILKKFTNGRDLIRPRMTRFATTYFTLACLYEMKTSLMTMFNFEEWKTNKFGTSQEGRKVQNVVLDSRFWKNVSICLKVAAPLIVVLRLVDSDVKPTMGFIYEEMDCAKEKIKNNFNNIKKSYEHVWKIINQRWNNQLHRPLHAASYYLNPQLHYQPNFRNDDAKVKEGLYMCMRRLVNDVAERTKINLQLTNFHHARGIFSLEDAKLGRKGMLPTNWWEMFGDRTPELNRFVVRVLSLTCSSSGCERNWS